The following coding sequences are from one Shewanella putrefaciens window:
- a CDS encoding chloride channel protein, giving the protein MQLTIKKVAIQHAIVTAKKYLTNELRDHLSQARISAQLCILALLFAIFASCVILLFRLLLVWANHYTQIQALDFTGNVADWRALLPLLGAILIWIVAKLGSKRYKRMGIAYVLHRVKLHYGKIPLQSAAGQFFQALFALGTNFSVGREGPAIHLGAVSASFLAEKFNLPDNSVRIMCASGIAAGIAATFNAPLAAVIFVLEVIVREYKIHYFFPIMLSAICGAVSSQLVFGNVHEFDRIQVIHIPLDHYPILAIGGLVLGCVAAFFNYSLIKVTTTSQKWPLIFRLLLAAVITTLIGLVLPQALGTGDLAISEAISEHPSLLLLIALLVAKIIATIAAIGLGIPGGLIGPLYGIGALIGAILALVSAILFPSIAPYVGLYTVIGMTAMMGVCLSAPLAALVALLEMTNDASIILPAMFVTVPAFLIAYQGFKTDSIFFKQLEIMGLGYKVAPVNLALQKKGVRALMDKRFVIVNNNDELLLEVLKRAEGRPVLVRNADGIIEMLRLEMQSYDDSTTLSRHPMQGLSDSTTLNEVYSLLSPKRNGEVFIYQDSPDNVVGVISWSNLQQEIRSGQA; this is encoded by the coding sequence GTGCAATTAACGATAAAGAAAGTTGCTATTCAACATGCCATAGTCACAGCCAAAAAGTATTTAACCAATGAGCTACGTGACCATTTATCCCAAGCCCGCATCAGTGCACAACTGTGCATACTGGCACTGTTATTTGCGATTTTTGCATCCTGCGTGATCTTACTGTTTCGACTCTTGCTCGTTTGGGCTAATCATTACACCCAAATACAAGCGCTGGATTTTACGGGGAACGTCGCCGACTGGCGAGCCTTGTTACCCCTTTTAGGCGCAATATTAATTTGGATTGTGGCGAAGTTGGGTTCCAAACGCTACAAACGTATGGGAATAGCCTATGTGTTACATAGAGTTAAACTGCACTACGGTAAAATTCCGCTGCAATCCGCCGCTGGGCAGTTTTTTCAAGCACTCTTTGCCCTAGGCACCAATTTCTCCGTCGGCCGTGAAGGTCCTGCCATTCATCTGGGTGCTGTCAGCGCCAGTTTTCTCGCCGAAAAATTCAATCTTCCCGATAACAGTGTGCGCATCATGTGCGCCAGTGGTATTGCCGCAGGGATTGCCGCCACTTTTAACGCGCCCTTGGCGGCGGTGATTTTTGTACTTGAAGTGATAGTACGTGAATATAAAATCCATTACTTTTTCCCGATTATGCTATCAGCAATTTGTGGCGCAGTTTCAAGCCAACTGGTGTTTGGTAATGTGCACGAATTTGACCGTATTCAAGTGATCCACATTCCCCTAGATCACTACCCGATTCTCGCCATTGGCGGCTTAGTATTAGGCTGTGTTGCCGCTTTTTTTAACTACTCACTCATAAAAGTCACCACTACGAGCCAAAAATGGCCACTGATTTTCCGACTATTATTGGCGGCTGTTATCACGACGTTGATCGGCTTAGTCTTACCCCAAGCGCTTGGCACTGGTGATTTAGCTATCAGCGAAGCCATCAGTGAACACCCAAGTTTATTACTCTTAATCGCCCTGCTGGTAGCTAAAATCATCGCAACCATTGCGGCGATAGGCCTTGGCATTCCAGGAGGATTAATTGGACCACTCTACGGCATAGGTGCCTTGATTGGGGCTATTTTAGCCCTCGTGAGCGCAATACTATTTCCGTCCATAGCCCCTTATGTAGGGCTTTACACAGTGATCGGCATGACGGCCATGATGGGCGTGTGTTTAAGTGCGCCGCTGGCCGCCTTGGTCGCCCTATTAGAAATGACTAATGACGCCAGCATTATTTTACCGGCAATGTTTGTAACTGTTCCGGCTTTTTTAATTGCTTATCAGGGTTTTAAGACTGACTCCATTTTCTTTAAGCAATTAGAAATTATGGGACTAGGTTATAAGGTCGCCCCCGTGAATTTAGCACTACAGAAAAAAGGCGTGCGAGCCTTAATGGATAAACGCTTTGTTATCGTCAATAACAACGATGAATTGTTGCTCGAAGTGCTAAAACGCGCCGAAGGTCGACCCGTGCTAGTCCGCAATGCCGATGGCATTATCGAAATGCTTCGTCTTGAAATGCAGTCCTATGATGACAGTACCACGCTATCGCGCCATCCCATGCAAGGGCTAAGCGACAGCACCACCCTCAATGAAGTCTATTCACTATTGTCGCCCAAACGTAACGGTGAAGTGTTTATCTATCAAGATTCGCCAGACAATGTGGTCGGGGTAATCAGTTGGTCGAACCTGCAACAAGAGATTCGTTCAGGCCAAGCCTAA
- a CDS encoding DUF6776 family protein, with translation MPNYHRWLDWLQGIDSKYRSSSVYLLLLVLVAFLLGAWISFCILSSDESVVKHIGSNKSQRLTAELEEQTQLLATRNLELSIEREANAQMQEMFGQQIKKQKDLEYELAFYRSIMSPDDNAEGIAIHGLEMTPGALADEYNLKLILTQLQKRKQAIQGRAELTLIGVQEGKSVELSVNKLTGSKLEFDFRYFQVIDTKVTVPAGFNLLQVKVKVVVPSSRWTKNSQTERVYSVPELLQGEKEPRVILEQNSQVTDNLPQKTDVRGSND, from the coding sequence ATGCCAAATTATCATCGTTGGCTAGATTGGCTGCAAGGAATTGACAGCAAGTACCGTTCATCCTCAGTGTATTTATTACTTTTAGTGTTAGTTGCTTTTCTTTTAGGTGCTTGGATAAGTTTTTGCATCTTAAGTAGCGATGAGTCCGTAGTTAAACACATTGGCAGTAACAAATCTCAAAGATTAACCGCAGAATTGGAAGAGCAGACCCAATTGCTTGCAACGCGAAATTTAGAGCTATCAATTGAGCGCGAGGCAAATGCTCAAATGCAGGAGATGTTTGGTCAGCAAATCAAAAAGCAAAAAGATCTTGAGTATGAGTTAGCGTTTTATCGCAGTATTATGTCGCCTGATGATAATGCTGAAGGTATTGCCATTCACGGACTTGAGATGACGCCTGGCGCCTTAGCTGATGAATATAACTTAAAGCTTATCTTGACTCAGTTACAAAAGCGTAAACAAGCCATTCAAGGTCGAGCCGAATTAACCCTTATCGGTGTGCAAGAGGGGAAATCTGTTGAGTTAAGTGTGAACAAACTCACGGGTTCTAAGCTCGAATTTGATTTTCGCTATTTTCAGGTCATAGATACCAAAGTGACAGTGCCAGCAGGCTTTAATTTATTGCAAGTCAAAGTGAAAGTGGTTGTCCCATCAAGCCGTTGGACGAAGAATTCACAGACAGAACGTGTTTATAGTGTCCCTGAATTATTGCAGGGTGAAAAAGAACCACGGGTAATACTTGAACAAAATAGTCAGGTAACGGATAATTTGCCCCAGAAAACTGATGTAAGAGGTAGTAATGACTGA